The following proteins come from a genomic window of Misgurnus anguillicaudatus chromosome 10, ASM2758022v2, whole genome shotgun sequence:
- the ensab gene encoding endosulfine alpha b: protein MSSDNQDTETHSEQMDETQESQDTNSNPVWTEEAKLKSKYPSLGQKPGGSDFLMKRLQKGQKYFDSGDYNMAKAKMKNKQLPAAAGPDKNIVTGDHIPTPQDLPQRKSSLVTSKLAG from the exons ATGTCATCAGATAACCAGGACACGGAGACGCATTCGGAGCAGATGGACGAGACTCAG GAGTCACAGGACACAAACTCAAACCCTGTGTGGACGGAGGAGGCCAAATTGAAATCTAAGTATCCTAGCTTGGGTCAAAAGCCGGGTGGCTCTGACTTTCTGATGAAGAGACTGCAGAAAGGG CAAAAGTATTTTGACTCGGGTGATTACAACATGGCCAAGGCAAAGATGAAGAACAAACAGTTGCCTGCTGCTGCCGGTCCAGACAAGAACATCGTTACCGGGGATCACATTCCAACCCCACAAGACCTTCCTCAAAGAAAATCCTCATTGGTTACAAGTAAACTGGCCGGCTAA
- the mcl1b gene encoding induced myeloid leukemia cell differentiation protein Mcl-1b: protein MIKMDHGGKVNNSNGFWPYIGITAFNAGGIARKPLALPANQNQCTSCDLQGSVPSTPVSDCEEIDDLTSYCSALEMDTREIIDCFLKQFTGLSHSKCVKKQVVSTMKRVVDSLVLKHEITYNGMISRLNLDETDDMCFVTTVAKELFSDGITNWGRISSLLAFGAVLSKHLNDRGRSHCVSLVGERISSYLLTDQKDWLLRNKSWDGFVDFFHVPDTEAAVRNTLVAIGGVATFGAALAYLIR from the exons ATGATCAAAATGGACCATGGAGGTAAAGTTAACAACAGCAACGGATTCTGGCCATACATCGGAATAACAGCTTTTAACGCGGGCGGGATTGCTCGCAAACCACTCGCACTACCAGCGAACCAGAACCAGTGTACAAGCTGCGACCTACAGGGCTCAGTACCGTCCACGCCCGTGTCGGATTGCGAGGAAATCGATGACTTAACGTCCTATTGCTCAGCCCTGGAGATGGACACACGAGAAATTATTGACTGTTTCTTAAAACAATTTACTGGACTTTCTCattcaaaatgtgtgaaaaaacaGGTCGTTTCAACCATGAAGAGAGTTGTGGACAGTTTGGTTCTAAAGCACGAAATCACTTACAATG GTATGATTTCTCGTCTAAATCTGGATGAGACAGACGATATGTGCTTCGTCACGACTGTGGCAAAGGAGCTCTTCAGCGACGGAATCACAAATTGGGGTCGTATTTCCAGCCTGCTTGCGTTTGGGGCAGTTCTGTCCAAGCACCTGAACGACAGAGGTAGAAGTCACTGTGTGAGCTTGGTGGGTGAAAGGATCTCCTCTTATCTTCTAACAGACCAAAAGGACTGGTTGCTCAGAAACAAATCATGG GATGGCtttgtggatttttttcatgtcCCTGATACAGAAGCAGCGGTGAGAAACACATTGGTGGCCATTGGTGGTGTGGCTACTTTTGGAGCTGCACTTGCTTATTTGATACGGTGA